The genomic region TTCGCTTCGAGGGAAAGCACTTCCACTTTCGCTTCGTGAACCCGTGGGTATTGCCTTTGCAGAAACCGCATCCGCCTATATGGATTCCGGGTCTGGTCAGCCCGGACACGGTCACATGGTGCGCCAGGAAGCGATTTCCCTACGTTGCGCTCGCGACTCGGCTCGAGCCCACCGTCGAACTCTGGAATCTCTACACGCAAACCGCCGCACGGGAAGGCTACCAGGCGGGTCCCGAGAACTTCGGGTATCTCCAGCCGATCTTCGTCGGCGAAAATCAGGCCCGTGCCGAGGAGCTCGGGAAGCGGTTCCTCTACGGCGGTGCGTTCGCGCATTTCGCGCGCCCGGAATGGATGTTCCCGCCGGGATACAACTCAAAGGAAGCGACGCGGAGAATGGCGCGCCTACAAGCCGCCGCCAATTTCCAGGGCAAGCCGATCCATGCGGGCGGTGGTAACGAGACCGACGAGGAACTCGAAGAAATCCGGCGTGGCGTCTACGCGCAATACGAACAGAGCAAGAAAGATCTACAGATGATCGCGGGAACTCCTGATTACGTGATCCCGCGCTTGCGCAAGGTATTGGAAGTTCTGCGCCCCGGCATCTTCTCGTTCTGGCTCGACGGCCCCCTCGCGCAGAAAGATCGCATCAAGTGTCTTGAGCTAATTTCGAGAGAGATTATGCCGGCGGTGAGACAGATCGGCAGGGAACTCGGACTGACCGATCCTTTTGAGCGCGCGCCTGGCTCAGTGCCGCTGGCTGCGGGACGCGAGCCCACGCCGGTCGCGCAGGTTGACGCCCTCGGCTCGGCGCCGGCCTAGGGGTAGGGCGGGCCGCTTCCACGCCGAGCCTTTGCGCGGGGAACGGTTTGGCGCTTGCTGATGCTCTCGTGCACCCGATTTTGGTGTGTATCAAGGCAGGTCAGCCTGCCGAGCTCTCACCAACTCTCGGCATCATTAGGTTCCGTGTCCAGACGGCCCCTTCGTGGTGGGTCGCGGGAGGACCGTTCGCGCTCCGGTGGAGGCCGCGGCCCCGACTATTTCTTCAAATGGCGCTTCCTTGCCTGGCGTGGCTTGCTGAGCGGTGATCGGTTGGCGGGAGCGCAGACAGGGGCAAATGGGGCCTCGCTCGTCGTCGCGAATCGATACTCCCTTTGCGTGGATTTTTGCTATAAGCCCTCCAGCAATTCGGGGGAGGGGTTGCTCGTTGGCTGACCGTTCGTCAGCAACGCGAGGATCTGAGCGAAGGAGGCCCGGTTCCTGTTTGAAAAACCCTTCCCCTAAGAGCACACAAGGTGCTGAGCGAAGGGAGTCGCTTGCATGAGCCAATCGGCCACTTCTATTCGACCGGCGGGGTTCCCCCAGACCGCGCGTCAGGATGTTTGGTGGGCACAACCGCTACTGGTCTTCATTGCCCTGAGCGCGTTCCTCGTCTACGCGACGTGGGCCGGCATTCAGGGAGATCATTACTACTCCGGCAACTACCTTTCGCCGTTTTATTCGCCGGTGTTGTTCGGTACCTATTCGCATCGGTGGTTCTCCGCGGCCCAACCCGGATGGTGGCCGGAATGGCTTCGATGGTCGCCGGCATTCCTTATCATTTGGGCGCCCGCCGGGTTCCGGATGACTTGCTACTACTACCGTGGGGCCTACTACAAAGCCTTCTGGGCCGATCCCCCTTCGTGCACGGTCGGCGAGCCTCGCAAGCACTATCGGGGTGAGGGCTCCTTCCCGCTGATCATTCAGAATATCCATCGCTATTTCCTGTACCTGGCGCTGGCCTTCATCCTGATCCTCGCGCACGATGTTTGGGACGCGATGTGGTTTGCCGATCCGGCTACCGGGAAGCAGGTCTTTGGGATCGGCGTCGGAACCCTGGTCCTCGCGATTAATGTGGTTCTAATCGCGGGCTACACGTTTGGTTGCCATTCGCTGCGGCACCTGGTTGGCGGATATCTCGACCGAATGTCCGAGGCGCCGGTTCGAAAGCAGGTCTACAGCTGCGTTAGCTGCTTTAATCGGCGCCACATGGGCTGGGCGTGGCCGAGCCTCTTTTTCGTAGCCTTCGCCGACCTCTACGTCCGCCTCTGCTCGATGGGAATAGTGACCGACTGGAGAATCTTTTGATGGCGGAATACGAGACTTTTGAGCATGACGTGCTGGTGATCGGCGCGGGTGGAGCCGGGTTACGCGCAGCAATCGAGGCGTCAGCGGCCGGCGTATCGGTCGGCGTAGTCTGCAAGTCGTTACTTGGGAAGGCGCACACGGTGATGGCCGAAGGTGGCATCGCGGCCGCGCTCGCAAACGTTGACGACCGTGACAGTTGGAAGGTGCACTTCGCCGACACCATGCGCGGCGGGCAATACCTCAATAACTGGCGTATGGCCGAGCTGCACGCGAAAGAAGCTCCGGCCAGAGTGCGCGAACTGGAGGCCTGGGGTGCGGTCTTTGACCGCACCGAAGACGGTCGCATCTTGCAGCGCAACTTCGGAGGGCATCGCTATCCGCGGCTGGCTCATGTGGGCGATCGCACCGGGCTGGAGATGATTCGCACACTCCAGGACCATGGGATTCATCAGGGGATGGATGTGCACATGGAGTGCGCGATCGTCACGCTGCTCACGGACGGCACCCGGGTGGTAGGCGCACTCGGCTATGAGCGCGATCGCGGGCGCTTCAAGCTATTCTCGGCCGGCGCGGTCGTGCTGGCGACCGGCGGAGTCGGCCGCGCCTTCAAGATCACCAGTAACAGCTGGGAATACACCGGCGACGGACACTCGCTCGCCTATAATGCGGGGGCGGAGCTGATGGACATGGAGTTCGTGCAGTTCCATCCGACCGGAATGGTCTGGCCGCTGAGCGTTCAGGGCATCCTGGTCACCGAGGGCGTGCGCGGCGAAGGCGGGATCCTCCTCAATAAAGCCGGACGGCGTTTCATGTTCGACGATATTCCCGAGAATTACCGCGCCCAGACCTGCGACAACGAGGAGGAGGGCTGGCGCTACACACAGGGCGACAAGAGCGCGCGCCGCCCGCCGGAATTGCTGACCCGCGATCACACGGCACGCTGCATCGTTCGCGAGATCAAGGAGGGACGTGGGAGCCCCCACGGCGGAGTCTTTCTGGATATCTCCTGGATAAAGCAAAAGATTCCCAACGCTGCCGAGCACATTCAGCGCAAACTGCCGAGCATGTACCATCAGTTCAAACAGCTGGCAGACATCGACATTACGAAAGAACCCATGGAGGTGGGACCGACAACCCACTACATTATGGGCGGTGTGCGGGTCGATTCCGATACGCAGATGTCAAGCGTCGAGGGCCTGTTCGCCGCAGGCGAATGCGCGGCCGGCATCAACGGGGCCAACCGTCTGGGCGGCAACTCGCTTTCCGATCTGCTGGTGTTCGGCAAGAGGGCCGGCGAATTTGCGGCCAAGTATGCCAAAGAGCATGGCCGTGGGAAGGTCGATCAACTACAAGTCGAGCAGGCGTCCCGCGAAGCGCTGATGCCTTTCGATCGCGCCGCTGCACCCGGAGCGAAGCCGGAAGGACCGTTCCAGGTCCAATATGACTTGCAAGAGGTCATGCAAACTCTCGTCGGGATCGTGCGCAACGAGGGTGAGATGCGCACCGCGCTGGACAAGATTGGCGAGCTGTGGGAACGGTCCCGACGCGTCGGTGTTCCTAGCAACCGGGAGTACAATCCTGGGTGGCACACAGCGCTCGACCTCGGCAACCTGCTGACGGCATCAGAGGCAATCGCTCGGTCCGGTCTGGAACGCAAGGAAAGCCGAGGCGCGCACTTCCGCGAAGACTATCCGGACAAGGACGACACCTACAGCAAACTGAACGTGGTGGTCCGCAAGGGGAGCAACGGGCAAATGGAGGTGCGGCGCGAGCCTATCCCAGAGATGCCAGCAGAACTAAAACAGATCATTGAAGAGATGAAGTGATGGGTGTTGCCACTTTCAGAATCTGGCGCGGCGACAGCGCGGGTGGCCGGGCTGTCGACTACACCACCGAGATCTCGGAAGGCATGGTAGTGCTCGACGCGGTCCTCAAGATCCAGGCCGAACACGCCAACGATCTTGCGGTGCGGTGGAACTGCAAGGCCGGGAAATGCGGGTCCTGTTCTGCCGAGGTCAACGGGATGCCCAAGCTGATGTGTATGACCCGGCTAAATCAGCTGCCGCTCGATCGACCCGTGACCATCGAGCCCATGAAGGCGTTCCCACCAATTAAAGATCTCACCACCGATGTTTCCTGGAACTACGAGGTAAAGAAAAAGATCAAGAAGTTCCGGCCCCGCCCACCAGACGCGGAGGACGGGACTTGGCGAATGGCACAAGCAGACATCGACCGAGTGCAGGAGTTCCGCAAGTGCATCGAGTGCTTCCTGTGCCAAGACGTCTGCCACGTGTTGCGCGACCATCGGCTGCACAACGAGTTTATCGGCCCGCGGTTTCTGGTTCACACCGCGGCGCTTGAGATGCATCCGCTCGACGTCGAAGATCGAACCGAGGACCTGCGTCGGGCGAATGGTATCGGCTACTGCAATATCACCAAGTGCTGCACGCGCGTTTGTCCCGAGAGCATCACCATAACGGACAACGCGATCATCCCGCTCAAGGAGC from Candidatus Binataceae bacterium harbors:
- a CDS encoding LLM class flavin-dependent oxidoreductase, giving the protein MHLMWFTERQYHYDPETEPQRSRTLETQILRHRSFFGLPNENFDARHGSALLNEYLDEKIYSEELGFDGLMLNEHHGTPFCLGSVMDVEAAILAKTTKRAKIVLLGNPVPTVANALRLAEELSMIDLISGGRLVPGWVRGAGSEQLANNSNPAYNREYFEEGVDFILKAWTTPGPFRFEGKHFHFRFVNPWVLPLQKPHPPIWIPGLVSPDTVTWCARKRFPYVALATRLEPTVELWNLYTQTAAREGYQAGPENFGYLQPIFVGENQARAEELGKRFLYGGAFAHFARPEWMFPPGYNSKEATRRMARLQAAANFQGKPIHAGGGNETDEELEEIRRGVYAQYEQSKKDLQMIAGTPDYVIPRLRKVLEVLRPGIFSFWLDGPLAQKDRIKCLELISREIMPAVRQIGRELGLTDPFERAPGSVPLAAGREPTPVAQVDALGSAPA
- a CDS encoding fumarate reductase/succinate dehydrogenase flavoprotein subunit yields the protein MAEYETFEHDVLVIGAGGAGLRAAIEASAAGVSVGVVCKSLLGKAHTVMAEGGIAAALANVDDRDSWKVHFADTMRGGQYLNNWRMAELHAKEAPARVRELEAWGAVFDRTEDGRILQRNFGGHRYPRLAHVGDRTGLEMIRTLQDHGIHQGMDVHMECAIVTLLTDGTRVVGALGYERDRGRFKLFSAGAVVLATGGVGRAFKITSNSWEYTGDGHSLAYNAGAELMDMEFVQFHPTGMVWPLSVQGILVTEGVRGEGGILLNKAGRRFMFDDIPENYRAQTCDNEEEGWRYTQGDKSARRPPELLTRDHTARCIVREIKEGRGSPHGGVFLDISWIKQKIPNAAEHIQRKLPSMYHQFKQLADIDITKEPMEVGPTTHYIMGGVRVDSDTQMSSVEGLFAAGECAAGINGANRLGGNSLSDLLVFGKRAGEFAAKYAKEHGRGKVDQLQVEQASREALMPFDRAAAPGAKPEGPFQVQYDLQEVMQTLVGIVRNEGEMRTALDKIGELWERSRRVGVPSNREYNPGWHTALDLGNLLTASEAIARSGLERKESRGAHFREDYPDKDDTYSKLNVVVRKGSNGQMEVRREPIPEMPAELKQIIEEMK
- a CDS encoding succinate dehydrogenase/fumarate reductase iron-sulfur subunit; this translates as MGVATFRIWRGDSAGGRAVDYTTEISEGMVVLDAVLKIQAEHANDLAVRWNCKAGKCGSCSAEVNGMPKLMCMTRLNQLPLDRPVTIEPMKAFPPIKDLTTDVSWNYEVKKKIKKFRPRPPDAEDGTWRMAQADIDRVQEFRKCIECFLCQDVCHVLRDHRLHNEFIGPRFLVHTAALEMHPLDVEDRTEDLRRANGIGYCNITKCCTRVCPESITITDNAIIPLKERVVDEFFDPLGFLLRAFRSDK